One genomic window of Manihot esculenta cultivar AM560-2 chromosome 16, M.esculenta_v8, whole genome shotgun sequence includes the following:
- the LOC122722092 gene encoding uncharacterized protein LOC122722092 — MCNVERKKRGFTNFDSCGLCSSVPETIFHALRDCPLAMRLWNQLGAEQIENNFFNTNDVFRWLASNLQNIDAQINGVSWDIVFVETKTVQVAWQRDSLHKDGLKYLSFIAWQPGGLGWITVNTDGSVNSRGGAGLAVLRLLWERGWKKIELQSDYAAAVALVQGQGQGVFRIANLLRNINSLLQ, encoded by the exons ATGTGTAACGTAGAGAGGAAGAAGAGAGGCTTCACTAATTTTGATAGTTGTGGCTTATGCTCTTCTGTACCTGAAACGATCTTCCATGCTTTAAGAGATTGCCCTTTGGCAATGCGATTGTGGAATCAGCTTGGTGCTGAACAAATTGAGAATAATTTCTTTAATACCAATGATGTGTTTAGGTGGCTGGCCTCTAATTTACAGAATATTGATGCTCAGATTAATGGTGTTTCTTGGGATATTGTGTTTGTT GAGACTAAAACGGTTCAGGTGGCATGGCAGAGAGACTCGCTGCACAAGGATGGGTTGAAGTATTTGTCTTTCATTGCTTGGCAACCAGGTGGCTTAGGATGGATAACTGTTAACACAGATGGTAGTGTGAATTCTCGTGGTGGAGCTGGCTTAGCAGTTTTACGCTTGCTTTGG GAAAGAGGGTGGAAGAAGATTGAATTACAATCTGATTATGCAGCTGCTGTGGCTTTAGTTCAAGGACAAGGTCAAGGAGTTTTCAGAATTGCTAATTTATTAAGGAACATCAATAGCCTTTTGCAGTAA
- the LOC110604143 gene encoding probable indole-3-pyruvate monooxygenase YUCCA4 — MGYFKQQENMLKQVWVHGPIIVGAGPSGLAAAACLSQQGVPSLILEKTNCIASLWQQRTYDRLKLHLPKHFCELPLLGFPDNFPKYPTKHQFISYLESYALHFSIQPKFKQAVQEAEFDNVTGFWRVQTQDQEYFSRWLIVATGENAEPLIPDIVGMEKFNGPIIHTSVYKSGSEFKNQRVLVVGCGNSGMEVSLDLCRYNAVPHLVVRNNVHILPRETFGMSTFGIAMALLKWFPLKLVDKFLLSVANFTLGNTDKLGLRRPDTGPILLKNVTGKTPVLDVGALSLIRSGKIKVMEGVKEITRNGVKFVDGQDKEFDSIILATGYKSNVPTWLKGCDFFTVDGMPKTPFPNGWKGDNGLYSVGFTRRGLLGTASDAVKVAQHIAEQWRTIKDCCKSCNFHVIQLGKS, encoded by the exons ATGGGTTATTTTAAACAACAAGAAAATATGTTGAAGCAAGTGTGGGTTCATGGACCTATCATAGTAGGTGCTGGACCATCTGGTTTAGCTGCTGCAGCTTGCCTCTCTCAACAAGGTGTCCCTAGTTTGATTCTTGAGAAAACTAACTGTATAGCTTCCCTTTGGCAACAGAGAACATATGATCGCCTCAAACTTCATCTTCCCAAACACTTCTGTGAACTTCCACTTCTTGGGTTTCCTGATAACTTCCCCAAGTACCCAACAAAGCATCAATTCATCTCCTACCTTGAATCCTACGCTCTACACTTCTCAATCCAACCCAAGTTCAAGCAAGCCGTTCAAGAAGCTGAATTTGATAACGTTACTGGGTTTTGGAGGGTGCAAACTCAAGATCAAGAATACTTTTCTCGCTGGCTCATTGTGGCCACTGGTGAAAATGCTGAGCCTTTAATACCAGACATAGTTGGAATGGAGAAGTTCAATGGTCCTATTATTCATACCAGTGTTTACAAGTCTGGTTCTGAGTTCAAGAACCAGAGAGTCTTAGTTGTGGGCTGTGGCAATTCTGGCATGGAAGTAAGCTTAGACCTCTGTAGATACAATGCAGTCCCTCACCTGGTTGTTAGAAACAAC GTTCACATACTGCCTAGAGAAACATTTGGGATGTCAACTTTCGGAATAGCCATGGCGCTTCTAAAGTGGTTCCCTCTAAAGCTAGTTGACAAGTTCTTATTATCAGTGGCCAACTTCACTTTAGGCAACACTGATAAATTAGGACTTCGGCGGCCGGATACTGGTCCAATACTGCTAAAAAATGTCACCGGAAAGACTCCAGTACTGGACGTGGGTGCATTGTCTCTAATAAGATCAGGCAAAATCAAG GTAATGGAGGGAGTTAAAGAGATAACAAGAAATGGAGTAAAATTTGTGGATGGACAAGACAAGGAGTTTGATTCTATAATCCTAGCAACTGGGTACAAGAGCAACGTGCCTACTTGGCTGAAG gGGTGTGATTTTTTCACCGTTGATGGTATGCCTAAAACGCCGTTCCCTAACGGATGGAAGGGAGATAATGGATTATATAGTGTTGGATTTACTAGGAGAGGGCTCTTGGGAACGGCTTCTGACGCTGTTAAAGTTGCACAACATATAGCTGAGCAATGGAGGACAATCAAGGACTGCTGTAAATCTTGTAATTTCCATGTTATCCAACTTGGAAAATCATAG